A section of the Candidatus Cloacimonadota bacterium genome encodes:
- a CDS encoding aminotransferase class III-fold pyridoxal phosphate-dependent enzyme: protein MVDKLKLDNSEKLYQEALDLVPGAILGIRRPYNFVPGEYPIFFDSAKGGRVKDVDGNEFIDMLCAYGPIIIGHKEEEIDDAVIKQIKEKGFCFSLTQPVQNVLATKLRELIPCCEKSVFVKTGSDATTAAIRIARAYTDREKIIRCGYHGWHDWCVEVKGGIPPKLYEDVHEVEYNDLDQFEDMLKKVGDKTAAVIITPLGHPLAHKVEYPKPGYLEKVKELTHKYGAVMIYDEIRTGFRVTLGGAQKEFGVTPDLATFGKAMANGYSISAVVGKREIMDVLVDKVFLSSTFFPNSLAQIAALKTIEILQRDNILGKIREKGDMFAAKLNKIVKESSIPVEFSGAPWMPFITFISDEQKLYKARRVQFYTHLIRRGVFLQPYHHGYIAYRHTDEDLNYAADCIGEALSELK, encoded by the coding sequence ATGGTAGATAAACTTAAATTAGATAATTCTGAGAAACTGTATCAAGAGGCATTGGATTTAGTACCCGGTGCTATATTAGGCATTCGCAGACCTTACAATTTCGTTCCCGGAGAGTATCCTATCTTTTTTGATTCGGCAAAGGGGGGCAGAGTAAAAGATGTTGATGGGAATGAATTCATTGATATGCTCTGTGCCTATGGACCGATCATAATCGGGCATAAAGAAGAAGAGATAGACGATGCAGTAATCAAACAGATCAAAGAAAAAGGATTCTGTTTTTCTTTAACCCAACCGGTACAAAATGTTTTAGCTACTAAATTACGAGAATTGATTCCTTGTTGCGAGAAATCTGTCTTTGTTAAAACCGGTTCTGATGCTACAACTGCAGCAATTAGAATAGCTCGTGCTTATACGGACAGAGAGAAGATCATCCGTTGTGGATATCATGGCTGGCATGACTGGTGTGTTGAAGTTAAAGGTGGCATTCCACCAAAGTTATATGAAGATGTACATGAAGTTGAATATAATGACCTTGATCAGTTTGAAGATATGTTAAAGAAGGTCGGAGATAAAACAGCTGCTGTCATTATTACTCCGTTAGGACATCCTCTGGCTCATAAAGTTGAATATCCTAAACCGGGTTATCTGGAAAAAGTAAAAGAATTGACTCATAAATATGGTGCAGTAATGATCTATGATGAGATCCGTACTGGTTTTCGCGTTACTCTTGGCGGGGCACAGAAAGAGTTTGGAGTTACACCAGATTTAGCTACTTTCGGTAAAGCTATGGCTAATGGCTATTCAATCAGTGCAGTTGTAGGAAAGAGAGAGATCATGGATGTACTGGTGGATAAGGTATTTCTCAGTTCAACATTTTTCCCCAATAGTTTGGCTCAAATTGCTGCTTTAAAAACAATTGAGATTCTGCAACGTGATAACATACTGGGTAAAATTAGAGAAAAGGGTGATATGTTTGCAGCTAAACTCAACAAAATCGTCAAAGAGAGTTCTATCCCTGTTGAATTTAGTGGAGCACCATGGATGCCCTTTATTACTTTCATCTCCGATGAGCAGAAACTCTATAAAGCCCGCCGTGTTCAATTCTATACTCATCTGATCAGAAGGGGAGTCTTTCTGCAACCTTATCACCATGGATATATTGCCTATCGACATACTGATGAAGACTTGAACTATGCAGCTGACTGTATTGGGGAAGCACTATCTGAGTTGAAATAA
- a CDS encoding acetyl-CoA C-acetyltransferase has translation MQKVVIVSARRSPIGSFGGVFKDISAVELGTHVLKSIIQETGVKPSEIDEVIIGNVIGAGLGQNVARQIAINAGLPVDIPSFVVNKVCGSGMKSISLAALMIESGRANIVVAGGVENMSQIPYILPDLRWGAKMGDRKAVDLMIHDGLTDIFNKYHMGITAENLVEKYSLTREAMDEFAVTSQNRAEKALQEGRFTEEIVPISIPQRRGEPVIVSEDEYPRKGATIDSVAKLKPAFKPDGKVTAANSSGINDGAAILLMMSEEKARELNLTPLAYYIDYASAGVNPSIMGIGPVPAIKKVLTNNIWSLSDIELAELNEAFAGQSLAVLKGLEHENIGSLNQEIVNVNGGAIALGHPIGASGARIVVTLLHEMKKRDVNKGLASLCIGGGMGIATLYERK, from the coding sequence ATGCAGAAAGTTGTTATTGTCTCTGCTCGCAGAAGTCCCATAGGGAGTTTTGGTGGAGTTTTTAAAGATATCTCTGCAGTAGAGTTAGGAACTCATGTTTTGAAGAGCATTATACAGGAAACAGGAGTTAAACCATCTGAGATAGATGAAGTAATAATAGGTAATGTTATTGGTGCCGGTTTAGGACAGAATGTGGCTCGCCAAATAGCTATTAATGCCGGTTTACCGGTAGATATCCCGAGTTTTGTAGTTAACAAGGTCTGTGGTTCCGGAATGAAATCAATCTCTTTAGCTGCCTTGATGATTGAGAGTGGAAGAGCTAACATTGTAGTAGCCGGTGGAGTAGAGAATATGAGTCAGATACCTTATATTCTGCCCGATTTGCGTTGGGGGGCTAAAATGGGAGATCGTAAAGCGGTTGATCTTATGATCCACGACGGTTTAACAGATATTTTCAATAAATATCATATGGGTATAACTGCCGAAAACTTAGTTGAAAAATATAGTCTAACCAGGGAAGCGATGGATGAATTTGCTGTCACAAGTCAAAATAGAGCAGAGAAAGCTTTGCAAGAAGGGAGATTCACAGAAGAGATCGTACCGATATCTATTCCTCAAAGGAGGGGAGAACCTGTTATAGTGTCTGAAGATGAATATCCCCGTAAGGGTGCTACGATCGATAGCGTTGCTAAACTAAAACCTGCTTTTAAACCAGACGGTAAAGTGACTGCTGCGAACTCTTCAGGTATTAATGATGGAGCTGCAATTCTGTTAATGATGAGTGAAGAAAAAGCCAGAGAACTCAATCTTACACCTCTGGCATATTATATCGATTATGCTTCTGCTGGAGTAAATCCAAGCATAATGGGCATAGGACCAGTACCGGCAATCAAAAAAGTGTTAACAAATAATATTTGGAGTTTATCGGATATAGAATTAGCTGAATTGAATGAAGCTTTTGCCGGTCAATCATTAGCAGTTCTTAAAGGTCTGGAACATGAGAATATAGGCAGTTTAAATCAAGAAATAGTAAATGTTAATGGTGGTGCAATTGCTTTAGGTCATCCTATAGGAGCTAGTGGAGCACGCATTGTTGTAACTCTCTTACACGAGATGAAGAAAAGGGATGTTAACAAAGGGCTCGCCTCTCTCTGTATTGGTGGTGGGATGGGCATCGCAACTCTATATGAAAGAAAATAG
- a CDS encoding PAS domain S-box protein, whose translation MKKACFTILLALFILSYISANEETLLRKKIIFGGDYNYPPYEYVDDNRRITGFNVELTRAIAQEMNLDFEIELGPRDYIMEQFRAGRIDVLMGVPYSREKAEYYHFSHFHSLLEMAVIFRKGDNRFINTRDVYGKDIVITKSEFIDDFHHKIEHAYNITAVDTPDNALNQLDSGLHDLAILNRIQSSFIIQQRGLKNLTTLPDNLFTQEYCYISTPENAYLIELINEGLSRIRAKDIYNDLHTKWILPYSAKTDPLIIIKNILTTLGIPLLLLLLIIGTWWILLSLKIKVRNRELKKSQEANKIAIAQLTETKKRYNSLVEYLSEIVFEANTEGKINFISKNCRHLFQYTPKEVENIMRLNEFFIPSQSKQVLELFNNLLIKKERLTAEFTGLTKDGTSFPVKIIANVLLKDKEAKGVFGIIVDLTYQRKTELLQSALYSISEAIHKAKDIDELFSHIHKITSTLMPADNFYIALYDEEEKMLKYPYNVEAIDWEQLDYNPSKGLTEYVFKTGKELLADAETIYHLHEENEIDLVEKPAKIWLGIPLKIGEQVIGVIAVQDYEHEGTYNEPEKQILTFISEQIALAIERKQNSDNIKKTLALLEEKVKERTIELKQSETLFRTLTENSNDVIMRFDSDLRHLYVNPKVQEQTGIKVDDFIGKKHSELGFPDDLVKLWEKALSTVFKSGKKNRIEFQLPNGVWIDWHLVPEFSSDGTIKHVLTTAHDVTERKQSEEEIKKLNAELEQRVIERTKQLEDEIKVREQAEKIQHTIYLISESVNSTHDMNALYKNIHKAIQKLMPAKNFCIALYDAAVDIVSFPYNVDEFDHTPSPHKARKGLTELVLKKATAMLAKEKDINDLLANGEIDLIGKMAKVWLGAPLKIKDNIVGVIMLQDYNKEDTYNDNDKQILTFVSEQIAIAIERKEAEHQTNLQRLYFEQLFNNNPAGIVMLNTKNRILACNNAFTNIFGYTQEEIVHKEINDLIVPETLKEEANKLSELSQAGEIIEKESIRITKSGVNINVKIFGIPVIMNDKQIGIYGIYLDTTDLHNALNSFFEEKEKLLVMLSSIADGVIATDINGNILLLNQNAEKLTGWKQQEAEGEKIEDVYKIIDESSRNIGENLVSKVLNSEDNVRLTTRTILISKNGTERMVEDSASPIKDRKGNLIGVILVFRDITERKIYEEELQKRAKLDSIGLLAGGIAHDFNNILTAIMGNITLAKNMIANTNPKVNERLEDAEKASIRARDLTQQLLTFSLGGAPIKKTASVKDTIQDAASFATHGSIVNCEYDFAEDLLNVEADLGQISQVINNMVINSKQAMPNGGSIKIKAENIEMEKENIHKMKPGKYVEITIEDCGIGIPQSQLSKVFDPFYTTKKNGTGLGLTTSYKIVEKHEGLITVESTIGAGSSFHVFLPATEKKEISPQDDQLSEIRGKGEILLMDDDLVLIEVVTEMLVSLGYNVTTTNEGLSTIKKYKEMKELGQKYDLVILDLTIPGGMGGKDTIKEIIEYDPEAVCIVSSGYSSDPVMSQYEKHGFKAVLTKPYSLQQLGDTLKKVLD comes from the coding sequence ATGAAAAAAGCTTGTTTTACTATTCTATTGGCTCTGTTTATCCTTTCATATATATCAGCAAATGAAGAAACACTACTTAGAAAGAAAATTATCTTTGGTGGTGACTATAACTATCCCCCCTACGAGTATGTCGACGATAATAGAAGGATTACCGGTTTTAATGTCGAGCTGACACGAGCTATAGCTCAAGAAATGAATTTAGATTTTGAGATAGAGTTAGGACCACGTGATTATATTATGGAGCAATTTCGTGCCGGTAGAATTGATGTGCTGATGGGTGTACCATATTCGAGAGAAAAAGCTGAATATTATCACTTTTCTCATTTTCATTCTCTTTTGGAAATGGCAGTCATATTCCGCAAGGGAGATAATAGATTCATTAATACAAGAGATGTTTATGGTAAAGATATTGTTATCACTAAAAGTGAATTTATTGATGATTTTCATCATAAGATAGAACATGCATATAACATAACAGCAGTCGATACACCCGATAATGCATTAAATCAATTAGATTCCGGCTTACATGATCTAGCAATACTTAATCGAATTCAAAGCTCTTTTATTATTCAACAACGTGGCTTAAAGAACCTAACTACACTGCCTGATAATCTGTTTACACAAGAATACTGCTATATCTCGACACCTGAGAATGCTTATTTAATAGAGTTAATAAATGAAGGTTTATCAAGAATTAGAGCAAAAGACATCTATAACGATCTTCATACCAAGTGGATATTACCATATTCTGCAAAAACCGATCCTCTTATTATCATAAAGAACATACTAACAACTTTAGGTATTCCACTATTGTTATTACTGTTAATTATAGGTACTTGGTGGATTTTATTGAGTTTAAAGATCAAAGTGCGGAATCGTGAACTAAAAAAATCACAAGAGGCAAATAAAATTGCTATAGCTCAATTAACAGAAACTAAAAAGAGATATAATAGTCTGGTTGAGTATCTCTCAGAAATTGTTTTTGAGGCGAATACTGAAGGTAAAATTAACTTTATCAGTAAAAATTGCCGCCATCTGTTTCAATATACACCTAAAGAAGTTGAAAATATTATGCGCTTGAATGAGTTCTTTATACCTTCTCAGAGTAAGCAGGTATTAGAACTCTTTAATAATCTACTTATCAAAAAAGAACGTTTAACAGCCGAATTTACCGGACTAACAAAAGATGGAACAAGCTTTCCTGTAAAAATAATTGCTAATGTACTCCTGAAAGATAAAGAAGCAAAAGGGGTCTTTGGCATAATCGTAGATCTTACTTATCAACGAAAAACTGAACTTTTACAATCTGCTCTATACAGTATATCTGAAGCAATTCACAAAGCAAAAGACATTGATGAACTCTTTTCTCATATTCATAAGATCACCTCCACTCTTATGCCGGCTGATAATTTTTACATTGCTCTCTACGATGAAGAGGAAAAGATGCTAAAATACCCCTATAATGTAGAAGCAATAGATTGGGAACAATTAGATTATAATCCGTCAAAAGGATTGACTGAATATGTCTTCAAAACCGGTAAAGAGCTTTTAGCAGATGCAGAAACAATCTATCATCTTCACGAAGAAAATGAAATTGATCTAGTCGAGAAACCGGCAAAAATTTGGTTAGGCATCCCTTTAAAGATAGGGGAACAGGTGATCGGTGTAATTGCAGTGCAAGACTATGAACATGAAGGGACATATAATGAGCCGGAAAAACAAATTCTTACCTTTATATCCGAACAGATCGCCTTGGCTATCGAAAGAAAGCAAAACAGTGATAATATAAAGAAAACACTAGCTTTACTGGAAGAAAAGGTTAAAGAACGTACTATTGAGTTGAAACAATCAGAAACCTTGTTCAGAACACTTACAGAGAATTCTAATGATGTCATCATGCGTTTTGATAGTGATCTGAGACACCTCTATGTTAACCCTAAAGTACAGGAACAAACTGGCATTAAAGTAGATGATTTCATCGGCAAGAAGCATAGTGAATTAGGTTTTCCAGATGATTTAGTAAAACTATGGGAAAAGGCATTATCGACAGTCTTTAAATCCGGTAAAAAAAATCGAATTGAATTTCAGCTGCCAAACGGAGTCTGGATTGATTGGCATCTTGTTCCTGAATTCAGTAGTGATGGAACTATAAAACATGTACTAACTACCGCTCATGATGTCACAGAACGCAAGCAAAGTGAAGAGGAAATCAAGAAGCTCAATGCTGAATTAGAGCAAAGAGTTATAGAAAGAACTAAGCAATTAGAAGATGAGATCAAAGTAAGAGAACAAGCAGAAAAAATCCAACATACTATATACTTGATATCAGAATCAGTAAATTCAACTCATGACATGAATGCGCTGTATAAAAATATTCATAAAGCAATTCAAAAATTGATGCCGGCAAAGAACTTCTGCATAGCTTTGTATGATGCAGCTGTTGATATAGTAAGTTTCCCCTATAACGTGGATGAATTTGATCATACTCCTTCTCCCCATAAAGCGAGAAAAGGACTCACAGAACTTGTGCTTAAAAAAGCTACTGCTATGCTTGCCAAAGAAAAAGATATTAACGACCTATTGGCTAATGGTGAGATTGATTTAATCGGTAAGATGGCAAAAGTGTGGCTCGGAGCTCCACTGAAAATTAAGGACAACATTGTCGGTGTAATAATGCTTCAAGATTACAATAAAGAAGACACTTATAACGATAATGATAAACAGATTCTTACCTTTGTTTCGGAGCAAATAGCTATAGCCATTGAAAGAAAAGAGGCAGAACATCAAACTAATTTACAGAGATTGTATTTTGAGCAGCTATTCAATAATAATCCTGCAGGTATAGTCATGCTCAATACAAAAAATAGAATACTTGCTTGCAATAATGCATTTACTAATATATTTGGATATACGCAAGAAGAGATCGTACATAAAGAGATTAATGACTTAATTGTTCCCGAAACACTTAAAGAGGAAGCAAACAAACTATCCGAGTTAAGTCAAGCCGGTGAAATAATAGAGAAAGAGAGCATAAGGATTACTAAAAGCGGTGTTAATATTAACGTTAAAATATTTGGTATTCCGGTCATTATGAATGATAAACAGATCGGTATTTATGGCATTTATCTCGATACGACTGACCTTCATAATGCGTTAAATTCATTCTTTGAAGAGAAAGAGAAACTTTTAGTTATGTTGAGCTCTATTGCTGATGGTGTTATTGCTACAGATATCAACGGAAATATTTTATTGCTTAATCAGAACGCTGAAAAACTTACCGGTTGGAAACAGCAAGAGGCAGAAGGTGAAAAAATCGAGGATGTTTATAAGATTATCGATGAATCTAGTCGCAATATTGGTGAAAACCTGGTATCCAAGGTATTAAACTCAGAAGATAATGTTCGACTAACTACACGAACTATACTGATTTCTAAAAACGGAACTGAAAGAATGGTTGAGGATAGTGCTTCACCAATTAAGGATCGAAAAGGTAACTTGATCGGTGTTATCTTGGTATTCCGTGATATCACAGAAAGAAAGATCTATGAAGAAGAATTGCAGAAGAGAGCAAAACTTGATTCGATCGGACTCCTTGCCGGTGGTATAGCTCACGACTTTAATAATATTCTGACTGCTATCATGGGTAATATTACATTGGCAAAAAATATGATTGCTAATACAAATCCTAAAGTCAATGAACGTCTGGAAGACGCAGAAAAAGCTTCTATCCGAGCTCGGGATCTAACCCAGCAGTTACTCACCTTCTCTTTAGGAGGAGCACCTATCAAGAAGACTGCTTCTGTTAAAGATACTATCCAGGATGCCGCTTCCTTTGCTACTCATGGTTCTATAGTTAACTGTGAATATGATTTTGCAGAGGACTTGTTAAATGTAGAAGCCGACTTAGGACAAATAAGCCAAGTCATCAATAATATGGTCATTAATTCCAAACAGGCGATGCCAAATGGTGGAAGCATCAAAATTAAAGCCGAAAACATCGAAATGGAAAAGGAAAATATTCACAAAATGAAACCGGGTAAGTATGTTGAGATAACAATCGAAGATTGCGGCATCGGAATACCTCAATCCCAGCTATCAAAAGTTTTCGATCCCTTCTATACTACCAAGAAAAATGGTACAGGTCTCGGCTTAACAACAAGTTACAAAATAGTAGAAAAACATGAGGGTCTGATAACTGTTGAATCTACAATAGGAGCCGGATCAAGCTTTCATGTCTTTCTCCCGGCAACTGAAAAGAAAGAGATATCTCCCCAAGATGACCAATTAAGTGAGATCCGTGGTAAAGGTGAAATACTTCTGATGGATGACGATTTAGTTCTTATAGAAGTAGTCACAGAAATGCTGGTAAGTTTAGGATATAATGTAACCACGACCAATGAAGGATTATCAACCATAAAGAAATACAAAGAAATGAAGGAGCTCGGTCAAAAATACGATTTGGTGATTCTTGATCTAACTATTCCCGGAGGTATGGGTGGAAAAGATACAATAAAAGAGATCATTGAATATGATCCGGAAGCTGTTTGCATTGTATCTAGTGGTTATTCATCTGATCCGGTTATGTCTCAATATGAAAAACATGGATTTAAAGCTGTTCTCACCAAGCCATATTCCCTACAGCAATTAGGAGACACTCTTAAGAAGGTATTAGATTAA
- a CDS encoding chromate transporter, whose amino-acid sequence MILSWLNLYLIFFKIGLFSFGGGYVMLPLIYQHIEIHNLIPLEEFTDIVALSQMTPGPIAVNAATYIGFRNAGVLGAFFATLGVISPSIILVFFILRLLRRFKDNPIIAAVLNGVKPVTVGMIAVAAVYFVEKSLISGRFFSTDFYQMQLGFIKLPSLIIFAAIFLILTKTRINPIIITLLSGLVAVFIL is encoded by the coding sequence ATGATCCTTAGTTGGCTAAATCTATATCTTATATTCTTCAAGATCGGTTTGTTTAGTTTCGGTGGGGGATACGTGATGTTACCCCTAATATATCAACATATAGAGATTCATAATCTTATCCCTTTAGAAGAGTTTACAGATATTGTTGCACTTTCACAAATGACACCGGGACCGATTGCTGTTAATGCGGCAACATATATCGGTTTTCGCAATGCCGGTGTGTTAGGTGCTTTCTTTGCTACTTTAGGAGTAATATCTCCATCCATCATCTTGGTATTTTTTATTTTGCGTCTGTTGCGAAGATTTAAAGACAATCCTATCATCGCAGCAGTTTTAAATGGAGTGAAACCGGTTACTGTTGGTATGATTGCAGTAGCTGCTGTCTATTTTGTTGAAAAAAGTTTGATAAGTGGAAGATTTTTTAGTACCGATTTTTATCAAATGCAGCTTGGATTTATCAAGTTGCCTTCCCTGATAATTTTTGCTGCCATATTCCTAATTTTGACGAAAACAAGGATAAATCCGATAATTATTACCCTTTTATCCGGGTTAGTAGCAGTATTTATTTTATAG
- a CDS encoding chromate transporter: MKEKKSRTFKKPDSSKIELCLELFIIFVKVGCITFGGGYAMIPFIYRELVINKKWFNNEELVDILTVSQAIPGAIAVNAAFNAGYRKVGVIGGFISALGLVLPAFLAILFIMIFFLNIRDIEWVQKFLSGIIIASTALILSTTINLAKTVYKRRLIINMVISLIVFIGIGYFNINASWMILGGIIFGFINFFTRSLKEEADTNTEE, from the coding sequence GTGAAAGAGAAAAAATCTAGAACTTTTAAAAAGCCAGACTCTTCAAAAATTGAGCTTTGTCTTGAACTCTTCATTATCTTCGTAAAGGTTGGTTGTATTACTTTTGGTGGTGGATATGCTATGATCCCTTTTATTTATCGGGAGTTAGTTATCAATAAAAAATGGTTTAATAATGAGGAGTTAGTTGATATTCTTACGGTATCACAAGCAATACCGGGTGCAATTGCCGTTAATGCTGCCTTTAATGCTGGATATCGAAAAGTAGGAGTTATAGGTGGTTTTATTTCTGCATTAGGGTTGGTATTACCGGCATTTTTAGCAATTCTTTTTATCATGATTTTTTTCCTTAACATCAGAGACATTGAGTGGGTGCAAAAATTCCTGTCCGGTATCATTATTGCATCTACAGCTTTAATATTATCAACTACCATAAATTTAGCCAAGACAGTTTATAAACGAAGGTTAATCATCAATATGGTAATCAGCTTAATTGTTTTTATAGGAATCGGTTATTTTAACATCAATGCTTCATGGATGATTTTGGGAGGAATTATATTCGGTTTTATTAATTTCTTCACAAGATCACTCAAAGAAGAAGCTGATACAAATACTGAAGAATGA
- the tsaB gene encoding tRNA (adenosine(37)-N6)-threonylcarbamoyltransferase complex dimerization subunit type 1 TsaB, whose translation MNILALDTTSSWGSVALSREGRIEYISYLDIRVTHSERLMQQIDYGLKQSEMSIDEIDLIALSNGPGSFTGVRIGLATAKGICLAKKVPLYPVNTLKVLAYNAHGCQINILPFIDARMDEVYAALYDSDMKELIAPKSAKPEEFLSTIKEKTLIIGDGIYRYQELISSMKNTLTTGLLHQNFPIASALISIVVQEQKIPNYDFKNIADLEPYYLRKSQAELKKSEREKI comes from the coding sequence TTGAATATTTTAGCTCTTGATACTACTTCAAGCTGGGGTAGTGTTGCTTTAAGCAGAGAAGGAAGAATAGAATATATTAGTTATCTTGATATCCGAGTTACTCATTCGGAAAGATTAATGCAGCAGATAGATTACGGTTTGAAGCAGAGTGAAATGAGTATTGATGAGATAGATTTGATTGCCCTCTCCAATGGACCAGGATCATTTACCGGTGTTAGGATAGGATTGGCAACTGCAAAAGGAATATGTTTAGCCAAGAAAGTGCCTCTATACCCGGTTAATACCCTTAAGGTACTTGCTTATAATGCTCATGGGTGTCAGATAAATATTCTGCCTTTTATCGATGCCCGGATGGATGAAGTCTATGCAGCATTATATGACAGTGATATGAAGGAGCTTATCGCTCCTAAAAGTGCTAAACCGGAAGAATTTCTCAGTACTATAAAGGAGAAGACACTGATAATAGGAGATGGAATTTATCGATACCAGGAACTGATCAGTTCAATGAAGAATACTTTAACTACCGGTCTTCTTCATCAAAACTTTCCGATTGCTTCAGCATTGATCAGCATAGTTGTGCAAGAACAAAAAATCCCTAATTATGATTTCAAAAACATTGCTGACTTAGAGCCATATTATTTGAGAAAATCACAAGCAGAGCTAAAAAAAAGTGAAAGAGAAAAAATCTAG
- a CDS encoding lysophospholipid acyltransferase family protein, whose product MREKRIKSIIEYLLFIIILQLFKLLPYKASQMLIVWIFLFSGLIVGIRKRVVQEQLQISFPEKEETEIKVLTRQIYKNLAFTSLEMFAKQKLDNIEVEGWDNILNALKLKRGLIIVTGHIGNWELAGRYIAHQKLTINVVIKRLRNRYFNDYVNRTRERDGIKIIYKTKTMRTVLTALKNNEIVVLLIDQDAGKEGVILPFLNREASVFTGFARLAERYDTPMITGIALRDSDDKNRFVFEQHLLPSEFNQEEDKIMKITAYFHARLEDYIMKHPEQWFWVHRRWKGAKKAKKLYQ is encoded by the coding sequence ATGCGGGAAAAGAGAATTAAGAGTATAATAGAATATCTGTTATTCATCATTATTCTTCAACTTTTCAAACTGTTGCCATATAAAGCAAGCCAAATGCTTATTGTTTGGATATTTCTCTTTTCTGGATTGATAGTCGGTATTAGGAAGAGAGTAGTTCAAGAGCAGTTACAAATATCATTTCCTGAAAAAGAAGAAACTGAAATAAAAGTGCTAACCCGCCAAATCTACAAAAATCTGGCTTTCACAAGTCTGGAAATGTTTGCCAAACAAAAACTTGATAACATTGAAGTTGAAGGTTGGGATAACATCCTGAATGCGTTGAAACTCAAACGAGGTCTGATCATTGTAACGGGACATATCGGTAATTGGGAATTAGCCGGTAGATATATTGCCCATCAGAAGTTGACGATCAATGTAGTCATTAAACGTTTACGAAATCGTTATTTCAATGATTATGTAAATCGCACTCGGGAAAGAGATGGCATTAAGATAATTTATAAGACAAAGACGATGAGAACTGTCTTAACTGCTCTTAAAAACAATGAAATTGTGGTGCTATTGATAGATCAGGATGCCGGCAAGGAAGGTGTGATCCTTCCCTTCTTGAATCGTGAAGCTTCGGTCTTTACAGGTTTTGCCCGTCTGGCAGAAAGATATGACACCCCCATGATAACAGGAATTGCTCTAAGAGATAGCGACGATAAGAACCGCTTTGTTTTCGAACAGCATCTTCTTCCATCAGAGTTTAATCAAGAAGAGGACAAAATAATGAAGATAACAGCATATTTTCATGCCAGATTAGAAGACTATATCATGAAACATCCTGAACAATGGTTCTGGGTACATCGTCGTTGGAAAGGGGCTAAAAAAGCTAAAAAACTTTATCAATAG